A window of the Nitrospirota bacterium genome harbors these coding sequences:
- a CDS encoding metalloregulator ArsR/SmtB family transcription factor, which yields MFMKEMLTLFKLVSDESRLRIILLLEEKELCVCQIMGVLNMSQPLVSRNLSLLSRAGFLEDRREGKLMFYRIRKDVPPRQAALLSMMRKFLKDDTIAVKDMVSLRECEEFQKKTGKCDMETFLSYMRTNGKSH from the coding sequence ATGTTTATGAAAGAAATGCTCACCCTCTTCAAGCTCGTCTCCGACGAATCGCGGCTGCGGATCATCCTGCTGCTCGAAGAGAAGGAGCTCTGCGTCTGCCAGATCATGGGGGTGCTGAACATGTCGCAGCCGCTCGTCTCCCGCAATCTCTCCCTCCTCTCGAGGGCGGGATTCCTCGAGGACCGGAGAGAGGGAAAGCTCATGTTTTACCGTATCAGGAAGGATGTCCCCCCGCGGCAGGCAGCGCTGCTGTCGATGATGCGGAAGTTCCTGAAAGATGATACGATTGCCGTAAAGGATATGGTTTCGCTCCGAGAGTGCGAAGAGTTCCAGAAAAAGACGGGCAAGTGCGACATGGAAACGTTCCTTTCCTATATGAGAACGAATGGTAAGAGTCACTAA
- a CDS encoding 4Fe-4S binding protein, with protein MLNAVKEKRSRLQMITWYGLPLVVVGGWFFPKLGFFLLACMVGAVGLAFSKGRSWCDWMCPRGSFYDLFLGKISAKREIPAFFRRKGFRVFMLVVLLSVLGTQIYLSWGDIDAIGRAMVTLLTVTTLVGAVLGVVYHQRIWCHFCPMGTLGNFIAEGKRPLTISSACTSCAACAKVCPMQLKPYQYRGNEVMGDNDCIKCSTCVAACPKKALLFAPANGEPEYKKAA; from the coding sequence GTGCTTAACGCAGTGAAAGAGAAGCGGAGCAGGCTCCAGATGATTACCTGGTATGGATTGCCGTTAGTGGTCGTGGGCGGGTGGTTTTTCCCGAAGCTGGGGTTCTTCCTCCTGGCCTGCATGGTCGGCGCGGTGGGCCTCGCCTTTTCCAAAGGCCGGTCGTGGTGCGACTGGATGTGCCCGCGGGGGAGCTTCTACGATCTCTTCCTCGGGAAGATCAGCGCCAAGAGGGAGATACCCGCGTTCTTCAGGAGGAAGGGCTTTCGCGTCTTCATGCTCGTCGTGCTCCTGAGCGTACTCGGAACGCAGATATATCTTTCCTGGGGCGATATCGACGCTATAGGTCGTGCGATGGTGACACTGCTCACCGTAACGACGCTGGTTGGAGCTGTCCTGGGAGTCGTGTACCACCAGCGCATCTGGTGCCACTTCTGTCCCATGGGCACGCTCGGGAACTTCATCGCCGAAGGGAAGCGTCCGCTCACGATCAGCTCTGCCTGCACCTCCTGCGCAGCCTGCGCAAAGGTCTGCCCGATGCAGCTGAAGCCGTACCAGTACAGGGGGAATGAGGTGATGGGCGACAACGACTGTATCAAGTGCTCGACCTGCGTCGCCGCCTGCCCCAAGAAGGCGCTGCTCTTCGCCCCTGCGAACGGAGAGCCGGAATACAAAAAAGCAGCCTGA
- a CDS encoding nitrous oxide reductase accessory protein NosL, which translates to MKAHRKVWLFLVMILSCISAIPVPAGAEPASPAVCTACNMSIEGQNKRFSVVDTKSTDKVAFDDIGCALLWRAEQCATKELQFNTNAEVFDFSTGEPVAIEAASFVVDSGVKTPMGYGIVAFKDRQSAERFVAETGKGSVVPYRTLSLPKGQ; encoded by the coding sequence ATGAAGGCACATCGCAAGGTCTGGCTGTTTCTCGTTATGATCCTGTCATGCATTTCCGCTATTCCTGTCCCGGCAGGGGCCGAGCCGGCATCCCCGGCGGTCTGTACGGCATGCAATATGTCGATCGAGGGGCAGAACAAGCGGTTCTCGGTGGTCGACACCAAGAGTACGGATAAGGTCGCTTTCGACGATATCGGCTGCGCTCTCCTCTGGAGGGCGGAGCAGTGCGCCACCAAGGAGCTCCAGTTCAACACCAATGCGGAGGTGTTCGACTTCTCCACCGGGGAGCCGGTCGCTATCGAGGCCGCCTCTTTCGTCGTCGATTCCGGGGTAAAGACCCCGATGGGATATGGCATTGTCGCATTCAAGGACAGACAGAGCGCCGAACGCTTTGTCGCCGAAACGGGAAAGGGGAGCGTGGTCCCCTACCGCACGCTCTCTCTTCCGAAAGGGCAATAG
- a CDS encoding TolC family protein, with amino-acid sequence MLIPILSSILLVLALFAGAAFGQEQPVTLSEAVTIALDRNYEIRAYRHALSAQREDIGIARSSLLPRISFEERFLRTDNPTYSFMAKLNQERFSQEDFRIRSLNDPEAISDFQTTLAFEQPLFAPQAWIGLRMARLDDAAGDGAYRRKREEIAFKVTRTYFSLLTAKEQAGAAERTVEDTREHLRIARVRHDAGLGLYSDVLRASTAVTGAEQRLVTAQKNLEIARRALGLLLGRGEPVTAADVAPSDMQVSDIASYLAAASGRNDLRALAMRAESAKNGVTRAEAAYLPTVGVGGAYQLNDHNIPFGAEGQSWQVTAFLRWTLFDGTRRKHERAQAASRAAETEEMLQGLRDTVSFQVHEAYLEVAEAKKNTELARSALETAEEGTRLVRIRYENSLSPLVDLLDAQISLDQARAGYAARKNEYRIAVANLAYASGTILKDLKREQ; translated from the coding sequence ATGCTGATCCCTATTCTCTCGAGCATACTTTTAGTGCTGGCGCTGTTCGCCGGAGCGGCCTTCGGCCAGGAGCAGCCGGTGACGCTCAGCGAGGCGGTTACCATCGCCCTCGACCGGAATTACGAGATACGGGCGTACCGGCATGCGCTCTCGGCGCAGCGGGAGGATATCGGCATAGCGCGGAGCTCCCTGCTGCCGAGGATCTCTTTCGAGGAGCGGTTTCTGCGCACCGACAACCCGACCTACTCGTTCATGGCCAAGCTGAACCAGGAGCGTTTCTCCCAGGAAGATTTTCGCATACGCTCCCTGAACGACCCGGAGGCCATCAGCGACTTCCAGACCACTCTCGCCTTCGAGCAGCCGCTCTTCGCGCCGCAGGCCTGGATCGGGCTCAGGATGGCGAGGCTCGACGATGCAGCCGGAGACGGAGCGTACCGCCGGAAGAGGGAGGAGATAGCCTTCAAGGTCACCCGCACCTATTTTTCGCTGCTCACGGCAAAGGAGCAGGCCGGCGCTGCGGAGAGGACGGTCGAAGACACCAGAGAGCACCTCAGGATCGCACGGGTGCGCCACGACGCCGGTCTGGGCCTCTATTCCGACGTACTGCGGGCATCGACCGCGGTCACCGGGGCCGAGCAGCGGCTCGTCACCGCGCAGAAGAATCTCGAAATAGCCCGCCGCGCGCTCGGCCTGCTGCTCGGCAGGGGAGAGCCGGTCACCGCAGCCGACGTCGCCCCTTCCGATATGCAGGTGAGCGACATCGCCTCCTACCTCGCCGCTGCATCAGGCAGAAACGACCTCCGTGCGCTCGCGATGCGCGCGGAGAGCGCGAAGAACGGCGTAACGCGCGCCGAAGCCGCTTACCTCCCCACCGTCGGCGTCGGGGGCGCCTATCAGCTCAACGACCACAACATACCCTTCGGCGCCGAAGGGCAGAGCTGGCAGGTGACCGCCTTTCTGCGCTGGACACTCTTCGACGGGACACGGCGGAAGCACGAACGGGCGCAGGCAGCATCGAGGGCCGCTGAAACGGAAGAGATGCTCCAGGGGCTGAGGGATACGGTATCGTTCCAGGTGCACGAGGCGTATCTCGAGGTGGCCGAGGCGAAGAAGAACACGGAGCTCGCCCGGTCGGCGCTCGAGACGGCCGAGGAGGGGACGCGGCTCGTGCGGATCCGGTACGAAAATTCCCTCTCGCCGCTCGTCGATCTCCTGGATGCGCAGATCAGCCTGGACCAGGCGCGCGCCGGGTATGCGGCGAGAAAGAACGAGTACCGCATTGCCGTTGCGAACCTCGCCTATGC
- a CDS encoding DNA polymerase ligase N-terminal domain-containing protein — MPCFVVHEHHARHLHFDFRLEMEGVLKSWAVPKGPSMNPADKRLAVMVEDHPLEYGSFEGTLPEGSYGAGAVALWDRGSCALRKGSIAEGVIEFQLEGEKLKGGFVLTRMRGKEKEWLLIKRRDAHADPGFRLRLVLAKTGRLE, encoded by the coding sequence ATGCCCTGCTTTGTTGTCCACGAGCACCACGCGCGCCATCTCCATTTCGACTTCAGGCTCGAGATGGAGGGAGTGCTCAAGTCATGGGCGGTTCCGAAAGGTCCCTCGATGAATCCTGCCGACAAGCGGCTCGCTGTCATGGTCGAGGACCATCCGCTCGAGTACGGCTCGTTCGAGGGGACGCTCCCCGAAGGCAGTTACGGCGCGGGCGCTGTCGCTCTCTGGGACCGGGGCTCTTGTGCGCTGCGGAAGGGGAGCATTGCCGAAGGCGTGATCGAGTTTCAGCTCGAAGGGGAGAAGCTGAAGGGAGGCTTTGTCCTCACCAGGATGAGGGGGAAAGAGAAGGAGTGGCTCCTGATCAAGAGGCGCGATGCGCATGCCGACCCCGGCTTCAGGCTCCGGCTTGTGCTCGCGAAGACAGGACGTTTAGAATAA
- the extKL gene encoding multiheme c-type cytochrome (seleno)protein ExtKL: MRVALVMLAVLLIVLPLTANAEKAKTIDELAKMYDSSGCKGCHAEIYAQWEKSHHARPLMGVKGGLMLTPLALKKGEKGSTAFSEDDPKKMTIKNFPCFKCHLPQAITSAEDSVAVELTEALLAKDSAKVAKLQITCTVCHNTKAIIHKRELGEPEKGVLYSTRDIASHPDKTFTKVKKSAIFSDSVYCGQCHGLGPNLEFDQAFQCANLYGSYLHNYVSNGGTKTCQECHMQKGDHLIAPNFNDDKQTSQLLANAINLDVQAYAYEWLRKANTYFPKIVVNTRINTTAGHRIPDGUPSHNRVVMVVTAKSSDGKEIGKVERHFHPQATNCRDMKMKYGAQWKVANLRDTSLQPLQTKVETVEFDLPEGVKAADVTVDLVYEAVNPDNKYPIHSVTKKVSLDK; this comes from the coding sequence ATGAGAGTAGCATTAGTGATGCTCGCTGTTCTCTTGATCGTTTTGCCTTTGACAGCGAACGCAGAGAAGGCGAAGACCATCGACGAGCTGGCCAAAATGTACGACTCATCCGGCTGTAAGGGGTGCCATGCGGAAATCTACGCTCAGTGGGAGAAATCGCACCACGCCAGACCGCTTATGGGGGTAAAAGGCGGATTGATGCTGACGCCCCTTGCATTGAAAAAAGGGGAGAAAGGCAGCACGGCTTTTTCTGAGGATGACCCGAAGAAGATGACGATCAAGAATTTTCCCTGCTTCAAGTGCCATCTTCCTCAAGCTATCACCTCTGCCGAGGACTCGGTCGCGGTCGAATTGACCGAGGCCTTGCTCGCAAAGGATTCAGCCAAAGTCGCGAAACTCCAGATCACCTGCACCGTCTGCCATAATACCAAGGCGATTATTCACAAGCGGGAGCTCGGCGAGCCGGAGAAGGGGGTCCTTTACAGTACAAGGGATATCGCGTCCCATCCCGACAAGACATTCACGAAGGTCAAGAAGAGCGCTATCTTCAGCGACTCGGTCTACTGCGGTCAGTGCCACGGACTCGGTCCTAATCTCGAGTTCGATCAGGCATTCCAGTGCGCCAACCTCTACGGGAGCTATCTCCACAACTATGTATCCAACGGCGGGACAAAGACGTGCCAGGAGTGTCATATGCAAAAGGGGGATCACCTTATCGCCCCGAATTTCAATGACGACAAACAGACTTCCCAGCTTCTGGCCAATGCCATCAATCTCGATGTCCAGGCGTACGCGTATGAGTGGCTGAGGAAAGCAAACACGTACTTCCCCAAGATCGTGGTGAACACGAGGATCAATACGACCGCGGGCCACAGGATACCCGACGGTTGACCGTCCCATAACAGAGTGGTCATGGTAGTGACCGCAAAGTCGTCGGACGGCAAAGAGATCGGCAAGGTTGAACGGCATTTCCATCCTCAGGCGACGAACTGTCGCGACATGAAGATGAAGTACGGCGCCCAGTGGAAAGTTGCGAACCTGCGCGACACCAGCCTGCAGCCCCTTCAGACCAAAGTGGAGACCGTCGAGTTCGATCTTCCGGAAGGAGTAAAGGCTGCGGATGTCACCGTAGACCTCGTCTACGAGGCAGTCAACCCCGACAACAAATATCCTATTCATTCGGTAACCAAGAAAGTATCTCTGGATAAGTAG
- a CDS encoding copper chaperone PCu(A)C: protein MHDSGRTPRSGLRVAARRALARGGFLFATAAIIAAAALAGCGRGSQQGAPQITIEAQEAVLSPVFLGVGSVFMRIRNSGEGDDMLLGAQADFPGARVELHDTREGKMVKREEIPVPAGETVELKPGGLHLMIFKMSRDLKSGHEFMLTLSFRKTGPLTVPVRLSAGKSRIGSRE, encoded by the coding sequence ATGCATGACTCCGGGAGAACCCCGCGCTCCGGGCTTCGGGTCGCGGCAAGGCGTGCCCTTGCCCGGGGGGGCTTCCTTTTTGCGACGGCAGCGATCATCGCTGCTGCAGCTCTTGCAGGGTGCGGAAGGGGTTCCCAGCAGGGAGCTCCGCAGATAACTATCGAGGCGCAGGAGGCGGTCCTCTCGCCGGTCTTCCTCGGTGTCGGCTCTGTCTTCATGAGGATCAGGAATTCGGGTGAGGGCGACGATATGCTCCTCGGTGCGCAGGCGGACTTCCCCGGCGCCCGCGTGGAGCTGCACGATACGAGGGAGGGGAAGATGGTCAAGAGGGAGGAGATCCCGGTCCCGGCAGGGGAGACGGTCGAGCTGAAGCCAGGGGGCCTCCACCTCATGATCTTCAAGATGTCGAGAGACCTGAAGAGCGGGCACGAGTTCATGCTCACCTTGTCTTTCCGGAAGACGGGGCCCCTTACGGTGCCGGTGAGGCTCTCGGCGGGAAAGTCCCGTATCGGTTCCAGGGAATAA
- a CDS encoding ABC transporter permease has protein sequence MAQEFTLLSVAARNVKRKPLRTTILIVAIGLLVALLVFALSFIRRVDSSIRLASERLGADLLILPTGSRGAAEDFLLENEVKSFLMDRAVIERIRKIDGIAAVSPQIYLTTIAGVCCDVPDAVVIAFDQETDFVVNPWLPKKLGRRLQKGEAIVGSESAFNIDIGAMEVDSILFGSIFKMVGVLEKTGTGLDYAIFIDQANIDDILKQGKAKIRPGEISIVFAKVKKGQDPRKVAGLIEDSIIEVDAVARKDLGKGVLDTLADINRVFSVTVVLAAVLSVFLAWAVFSAVANERAREVGIMRAIGARESQVVKLFLIEILIIGGIGSIAGIGAGTSLSMLLAKGFSIMKHVTTDLGSLERAAIALFGLLIGTGVCVVGAVAPLQRLKRMEPLAAMKGE, from the coding sequence ATGGCTCAGGAATTCACCCTGCTTTCCGTCGCCGCGAGGAATGTGAAGAGGAAGCCCTTGCGGACGACGATCCTGATCGTCGCGATCGGGCTGCTCGTTGCACTCCTCGTCTTCGCCCTCTCGTTCATCCGGCGTGTCGATTCGAGCATACGGCTCGCCTCTGAACGCCTCGGAGCGGACCTGCTCATCCTGCCGACCGGCTCGCGCGGCGCTGCAGAGGACTTCCTGCTCGAAAACGAGGTGAAGTCGTTCCTCATGGACCGCGCTGTCATCGAGCGGATACGAAAGATCGACGGCATCGCCGCGGTCTCGCCCCAGATCTATCTCACCACCATCGCCGGGGTCTGCTGCGATGTGCCGGACGCGGTAGTCATCGCCTTCGACCAGGAGACGGACTTCGTCGTCAATCCCTGGCTTCCCAAAAAACTGGGACGCCGCCTCCAGAAGGGCGAGGCGATCGTCGGCAGCGAGTCTGCCTTCAATATCGATATCGGCGCGATGGAGGTCGACAGCATCCTCTTCGGCAGCATCTTCAAAATGGTCGGCGTCCTCGAAAAGACCGGGACCGGGCTCGATTACGCCATCTTCATCGATCAAGCGAACATCGACGACATCCTCAAGCAGGGCAAGGCGAAGATAAGGCCGGGAGAGATATCGATCGTCTTCGCGAAAGTGAAGAAGGGACAGGACCCCCGGAAGGTGGCCGGCCTCATCGAGGACTCGATCATCGAGGTCGACGCCGTGGCCCGGAAGGACCTCGGGAAGGGTGTGCTCGACACCCTGGCGGATATCAACCGCGTCTTCTCCGTTACGGTAGTGCTCGCTGCCGTGCTCTCCGTGTTCCTGGCATGGGCGGTCTTCTCGGCGGTAGCCAACGAGCGGGCCCGGGAGGTCGGCATCATGCGGGCCATAGGCGCGAGAGAGTCCCAGGTCGTGAAGCTCTTCCTCATCGAGATACTCATCATAGGAGGCATAGGCAGTATAGCGGGGATCGGGGCGGGGACATCGCTCTCGATGCTGCTGGCGAAGGGCTTCTCGATCATGAAGCATGTGACGACCGATCTCGGCTCCCTCGAGAGAGCGGCGATCGCCCTGTTCGGACTCCTGATCGGGACAGGGGTCTGCGTCGTCGGTGCGGTAGCGCCCCTGCAGCGGCTCAAGCGCATGGAGCCGCTCGCCGCGATGAAGGGTGAATGA
- a CDS encoding ABC transporter ATP-binding protein has product MDQLSIESVTKTYPVDREAITAVRGVSLAVGKGEFVSVVGHSGSGKTTLLSMIGGMTAPTSGRVLFEGRDIYRFTSDELSAYRCEKVGFMFQFASLLPMLTARENVLLPLVFMPGGTGAQAHDKAVGLLERVGLGDKVNAYPSQLSGGQQRRVAIARAFMNDPEIILADEPTGDLDEATEAEMVRFFKAMNEERGITFIMITHNTDLARLAGRQLRMSNGALGPV; this is encoded by the coding sequence GTGGACCAGCTCAGCATCGAGAGCGTGACCAAGACCTATCCGGTCGACCGCGAAGCCATCACGGCGGTGCGCGGGGTCTCGCTCGCCGTGGGCAAGGGAGAGTTCGTATCTGTCGTGGGCCATTCCGGTTCCGGCAAGACGACACTGCTCTCGATGATCGGCGGCATGACAGCGCCCACATCGGGCAGGGTCCTTTTCGAGGGGAGGGATATCTATCGCTTTACGAGCGATGAGCTTTCGGCATACCGGTGCGAGAAGGTCGGGTTCATGTTCCAGTTTGCGAGCCTCCTGCCGATGCTGACGGCCCGTGAGAACGTCCTGCTGCCGCTCGTCTTCATGCCCGGCGGGACCGGCGCTCAGGCGCATGATAAAGCGGTGGGGCTTCTGGAGAGGGTAGGGCTCGGCGACAAGGTAAACGCTTACCCCTCGCAGCTGTCGGGCGGCCAGCAGCGGCGCGTCGCCATAGCGCGGGCGTTCATGAACGACCCCGAGATCATCCTCGCCGACGAGCCGACGGGTGACCTGGACGAGGCGACGGAAGCCGAAATGGTGAGGTTCTTCAAGGCGATGAACGAGGAGCGGGGCATCACCTTCATCATGATCACCCATAATACCGATCTCGCGCGCCTGGCAGGGCGGCAGCTCCGTATGAGCAACGGGGCGCTCGGACCGGTCTGA